In a single window of the Candidatus Zixiibacteriota bacterium genome:
- a CDS encoding acyl-CoA dehydrogenase family protein — MLLEKKHQEFRAKIRAFALETIAPYAVELDEKQEFMGRHLKALAEMGLMGMVVPEQYGGTPVDTICYSIAVEELSRVCGSTGITIAAHNSLGLFPIYKFGTEEQRRKYLPRGTQGELIAFGLTEPEAGSDAGATKTHAELHGDHWIMNGTKCFITSVSYSFASIATARTSDEPGVKAISSFILEKGWPGYDIGKKENKMGLRGSDTAFMHFTDLKIPKENQLGKLGEGFKQFMITLDGGRISIAAMALGLAQGALDCALKYSTERQQFRKPICEFQAVQWLLADMATEIQAARYLVYGASAKKDAGVPFGQDSAMAKLYAGEVATRTASRAIQILGGVGYYSGKYPAERIWRDAKLCEIGEGTSEIQRLVIARELIKSVQ, encoded by the coding sequence ATGCTTCTGGAGAAAAAACATCAGGAATTCCGAGCGAAGATCCGCGCTTTCGCTCTCGAAACAATCGCGCCGTACGCCGTCGAGTTGGATGAGAAACAGGAATTCATGGGCCGGCACCTGAAAGCGCTGGCCGAGATGGGTCTGATGGGGATGGTGGTTCCGGAACAGTACGGCGGGACCCCGGTCGATACAATCTGTTATTCCATCGCTGTCGAGGAACTCTCGCGGGTCTGCGGCTCGACCGGCATCACGATTGCCGCCCATAATTCGCTGGGGCTGTTCCCCATCTACAAGTTCGGCACCGAGGAGCAGCGCCGGAAGTACCTACCCCGTGGTACACAAGGGGAACTGATCGCTTTCGGGCTGACCGAGCCCGAGGCCGGTTCCGATGCCGGCGCCACCAAAACGCATGCCGAACTGCATGGTGACCACTGGATAATGAACGGCACCAAGTGCTTTATTACCTCTGTTTCATACTCCTTTGCTTCCATTGCTACCGCGCGCACCTCCGATGAACCGGGCGTGAAAGCGATATCTTCATTCATCCTCGAAAAGGGATGGCCGGGTTACGATATCGGCAAGAAAGAAAACAAAATGGGTTTGCGCGGAAGCGATACCGCTTTTATGCATTTCACGGATCTGAAAATTCCGAAAGAAAACCAACTGGGGAAACTCGGCGAGGGATTCAAACAGTTCATGATCACCCTTGATGGCGGACGGATTTCGATTGCCGCGATGGCGCTCGGTCTGGCGCAGGGGGCGCTTGACTGCGCCCTTAAGTATTCTACCGAGCGGCAACAGTTCCGCAAACCGATCTGCGAGTTTCAGGCAGTACAGTGGCTTCTGGCCGACATGGCCACCGAAATTCAGGCGGCACGTTACCTGGTGTATGGCGCCAGCGCCAAGAAAGATGCCGGAGTGCCGTTCGGTCAGGACTCGGCGATGGCGAAACTGTATGCCGGTGAGGTAGCGACCCGTACAGCCTCGCGCGCCATTCAGATTTTGGGTGGGGTCGGATATTATTCGGGCAAATATCCCGCCGAACGGATTTGGCGTGATGCCAAGCTTTGCGAGATAGGGGAGGGGACCTCCGAAATCCAGCGGCTGGTGATCGCGCGCGAACTGATTAAATCGGTTCAGTAG